A single genomic interval of Lacrimispora sphenoides JCM 1415 harbors:
- the priA gene encoding replication restart helicase PriA, with protein sequence MTERYARIIIDISHEKVDRTFDYRIPAGLLDEVAVGSLVLIPFGKGNSMRKGYVVGIAAHADYDPDKIKEIAGIVTDGVSAESLLISLAWWLKERYGSTMNQALKTVLPVKQKVKPKEKKVIKSLLGYSQLINALEEAEKKKYKARARLFQALMENPVIPYEIAVNQMNLSAATLKPVIEKGYVSLDREEVYRNPVKTDAKERSKVVLNEEQQAIADSFSLDYSQSLRKTYLIHGITGSGKTEVYMELIQRVIEDGKQVIVLIPEIALTYQTVLRFYGRFGNRVSIINSRLSAGERYDQFERARNGDIDIMIGPRSALFTPFSRLGLILIDEEHEGAYKSEVSPRYHAREVAEKRASMQGASLVLGSATPSLEAYTKALHGEYRLFRLTERAKKNSRLAAVSVVDLRQELKEGNKSIFSRNLQTLIEDRLEKREQAMLFINRRGYANFVSCRSCGEAIRCPHCDVTLTLHNNSRLVCHYCGYSISMPDRCPACSSPYIANFGVGTQKIEQMTKKMFPAARVLRMDLDTTSKKGGHEEILTAFSEGEADILIGTQMIVKGHDFPNVTLVGVLAADLSLNTPDYRSAERTFQLLTQAAGRAGRDSRNGDVVIQTYSPEHYSIVTAANQDYEAFYQQEMAYRRLMKYPPASGLLTVQFSSRQEDCLKEAAALTAGFIDPLAEQEAVQVIGPVDASVYKINDIYRKILYLKQENYDILIKIRDQIDVFSENHRQLFDQVMIQYDFS encoded by the coding sequence ATGACGGAACGATATGCCCGGATTATTATTGATATTTCCCATGAAAAAGTTGACAGAACCTTTGATTACCGGATTCCGGCCGGGCTTCTTGATGAAGTGGCTGTGGGGTCTCTGGTTTTGATTCCTTTTGGAAAAGGAAATTCCATGCGGAAAGGGTATGTGGTAGGCATTGCCGCCCATGCGGATTATGATCCGGATAAAATTAAGGAAATAGCAGGGATCGTAACGGATGGAGTATCAGCGGAATCCCTGCTCATTTCCCTGGCATGGTGGCTGAAAGAACGGTATGGCTCCACCATGAACCAGGCATTAAAAACGGTTCTTCCGGTAAAGCAAAAGGTAAAGCCAAAGGAAAAAAAGGTGATTAAAAGCCTTTTGGGTTATTCTCAGCTTATCAATGCTTTAGAGGAAGCGGAAAAAAAGAAATATAAGGCCAGAGCGCGACTCTTTCAGGCGCTTATGGAAAATCCTGTCATCCCATACGAAATTGCAGTCAACCAGATGAATCTTTCTGCTGCCACCTTAAAGCCGGTGATAGAAAAAGGATACGTAAGCCTTGATCGTGAAGAGGTTTACAGAAATCCTGTTAAAACAGATGCAAAAGAAAGAAGTAAGGTGGTTTTAAATGAGGAACAGCAGGCCATTGCAGACAGCTTTAGCCTGGATTATTCCCAATCGTTAAGAAAGACCTATCTGATCCATGGCATTACGGGAAGCGGAAAGACGGAAGTTTACATGGAACTGATCCAAAGGGTCATAGAGGATGGGAAGCAGGTGATCGTTCTCATACCGGAGATTGCCCTGACCTACCAGACCGTCCTGCGGTTCTACGGAAGATTTGGGAACCGGGTGTCCATCATCAATTCAAGATTGTCAGCAGGGGAACGGTACGACCAGTTTGAACGGGCAAGAAACGGAGATATTGATATTATGATCGGTCCCCGCTCGGCCCTGTTTACTCCCTTTTCCCGTCTGGGGCTGATTCTGATAGACGAAGAGCATGAGGGGGCTTACAAAAGTGAGGTATCTCCAAGATACCATGCCAGAGAGGTGGCTGAGAAAAGGGCCTCCATGCAGGGGGCATCTTTGGTTTTAGGTTCGGCGACTCCATCCCTGGAAGCTTATACAAAAGCCCTTCATGGGGAATACCGGCTTTTCCGCCTGACAGAACGGGCCAAAAAAAACAGCCGTCTGGCTGCGGTATCAGTGGTGGATTTAAGGCAGGAGCTAAAAGAAGGCAATAAATCCATTTTCAGCAGGAATTTACAGACACTGATCGAGGACCGGCTGGAGAAGCGGGAGCAGGCCATGCTGTTTATCAACAGGCGCGGTTATGCAAATTTTGTTTCCTGCCGTTCCTGCGGCGAAGCCATTCGCTGCCCACACTGTGACGTTACCCTGACACTTCATAATAACAGCCGTCTTGTCTGTCATTATTGCGGTTATTCCATATCCATGCCAGACCGCTGTCCTGCATGCAGTTCTCCTTACATTGCCAATTTCGGAGTGGGAACCCAGAAGATAGAGCAAATGACAAAAAAGATGTTCCCAGCTGCCAGAGTCCTGCGAATGGATCTGGACACCACCTCCAAAAAGGGAGGACATGAGGAGATACTTACCGCTTTCTCTGAGGGAGAGGCTGACATCCTTATCGGAACTCAGATGATCGTAAAAGGGCATGATTTCCCTAATGTAACTCTGGTAGGGGTGCTGGCGGCAGACCTGTCTTTGAATACCCCGGACTACCGTTCGGCAGAACGTACCTTCCAGCTATTAACCCAGGCGGCAGGGAGAGCCGGACGGGATTCCAGAAACGGTGACGTGGTCATTCAGACCTATAGTCCGGAGCATTACAGCATTGTAACAGCCGCAAATCAGGATTATGAGGCGTTTTACCAACAGGAAATGGCATATCGGCGCCTGATGAAATACCCTCCGGCAAGCGGCCTTTTAACCGTTCAGTTTTCCTCCAGACAGGAAGATTGCTTAAAAGAAGCAGCGGCTTTAACAGCCGGGTTTATTGACCCCCTTGCGGAACAGGAAGCAGTACAGGTCATCGGCCCGGTAGATGCGAGCGTTTACAAAATTAATGATATCTATAGAAAAATTTTATACTTGAAACAGGAAAACTATGATATACTAATAAAAATCAGGGATCAAATCGATGTTTTTTCAGAAAACCATCGGCAGTTGTTTGATCAGGTGATGATTCAATATGATTTTTCATAA
- a CDS encoding UDP-N-acetylmuramoyl-tripeptide--D-alanyl-D-alanine ligase: MVNMTVKEILSATGGRLLCGNENTVLEHISIDSRSMKGNDLFVPIIGEKQDAHRFIGQAFDNGATATLTSEHDAMDLAKPWIRVEDTKVALQAIGSYYRDRLKLPLVGITGSVGKTTTREMVACALSARYSVYKTPGNHNSQVGVPITLSEITAEDEIGVIELGMSEPGELTVIARIAKIQMAVITNIGVTHIEQLGSQENIYREKMTIQDGLMEGGILFLNGDDPLLKTTKAKEGCKTIYYGTGVNCDYRALDVHLEEGFPAFTAAFGQKRVPIRLAVMGSHNVLNAMVSLAVASECGIPMEEAAKCLQEFTGFKNRQQIYHVAGMTIIDDTYNASPVSMKAGLEVLGSITKAQRRIAVLADMKELGEKSPEYHYEIGEYIAEHPVYEVVTLGELAGEIARAVKEHAPHITVKEFMEPELLVSYLNKELKEGDCVLFKGSNSMNLGPVAEKFYRP; this comes from the coding sequence ATGGTAAATATGACAGTAAAGGAAATACTTTCAGCTACAGGAGGAAGGCTTCTTTGCGGAAACGAGAATACAGTCTTAGAGCACATCAGTATTGATTCCAGATCAATGAAGGGGAATGATCTGTTTGTCCCTATCATTGGAGAAAAGCAGGATGCTCACCGTTTTATCGGGCAGGCCTTTGACAATGGAGCAACAGCGACGCTTACCAGCGAGCATGACGCCATGGACTTGGCGAAACCCTGGATCCGGGTTGAGGATACAAAAGTGGCTCTTCAGGCTATTGGGAGCTATTACAGGGACCGTTTAAAACTTCCTCTTGTTGGAATTACGGGAAGCGTAGGAAAGACCACTACAAGGGAAATGGTCGCTTGCGCCCTGTCTGCCCGATATTCCGTTTATAAAACCCCAGGAAACCACAACAGTCAGGTGGGGGTGCCCATTACCTTATCGGAGATTACAGCCGAGGATGAAATCGGAGTCATTGAACTGGGAATGAGTGAGCCGGGAGAGCTGACCGTCATTGCCAGGATCGCAAAAATCCAGATGGCTGTGATTACCAATATTGGAGTAACCCATATCGAGCAGCTGGGATCCCAAGAAAATATTTACAGGGAAAAAATGACCATCCAGGATGGCCTTATGGAAGGCGGTATCCTGTTCTTAAATGGGGATGACCCGCTTTTAAAAACAACAAAGGCAAAAGAAGGCTGTAAGACCATTTATTACGGAACAGGGGTAAATTGTGATTACAGGGCTTTGGATGTCCATTTGGAGGAGGGCTTTCCGGCCTTTACTGCAGCTTTTGGCCAGAAGAGGGTTCCTATACGGCTGGCGGTTATGGGAAGCCATAACGTGTTAAATGCCATGGTGTCTCTTGCGGTAGCTTCTGAGTGCGGCATTCCTATGGAAGAAGCCGCAAAATGCCTTCAGGAATTCACCGGCTTTAAAAACCGTCAGCAGATCTATCATGTGGCAGGTATGACCATCATCGATGATACCTATAACGCCAGCCCGGTTTCCATGAAAGCAGGTCTGGAGGTTTTGGGTTCTATAACAAAGGCGCAACGAAGGATCGCTGTATTGGCTGATATGAAGGAGCTGGGAGAAAAATCCCCAGAATACCATTATGAAATCGGAGAATACATTGCAGAACATCCGGTATATGAGGTGGTGACTTTAGGAGAATTGGCAGGGGAGATCGCCAGAGCGGTGAAGGAACACGCTCCTCATATTACGGTTAAAGAATTTATGGAACCGGAGCTGCTGGTATCTTATTTAAATAAGGAGTTAAAGGAAGGGGACTGCGTGCTGTTTAAGGGCTCCAACAGCATGAATCTAGGCCCTGTGGCAGAGAAATTTTACCGGCCTTGA